A single genomic interval of Lentimicrobium saccharophilum harbors:
- a CDS encoding PA14 domain-containing protein codes for MSIPSFIHFRTRWPMSLLLLLWCGFSAAQNSAVLRFRHGEPFKIVQFTDVHWDNTQPNCAETASVIKHVLAAEKPDLIILTGDIVTYSPAAKGWDAIAAIMSESGIPWAVTLGNHDDEPGLSRSEIFDLLEPKKGFIAQKGPEEISGTGNYILEIKASDSDKTSALIYCIDSHSYPEDKKLGSYDWVKFDQIEWYRKQSRKFTEVNGGNPLPALAYFHIPTPEYKEVYDSKSSLGEKNEGVASPLLNSGLITSMIEMGDVMGTFTGHDHENNYIALYHSLALAYGQVTGVNAYGKFERGARVVEISEGAHSFNTWIRTNSGVSFPYNFPFGGTYDESAYDFLKAEQLSDMKPGISFSYFEGEFKSTDDFTGSEPVKNGLVREITLEPRQAEDHFGFEFNAWIEIPEKGLYRFSTYSDDGSRLYIGGKLVVDNDGSHSARRKEGAVALEKGLHQFKLLYFDDYMGQTLEAGISGLTFREKPVTGAMLFIPETKSKPDHKK; via the coding sequence ATGAGTATACCCTCTTTTATTCATTTCAGGACCAGGTGGCCAATGTCGCTGCTTTTGTTGCTGTGGTGCGGTTTTTCTGCTGCCCAGAATTCAGCAGTTCTAAGATTCCGTCATGGTGAACCATTTAAAATCGTTCAGTTTACTGATGTACATTGGGACAATACTCAACCCAATTGTGCTGAAACAGCATCGGTAATTAAGCATGTACTTGCCGCTGAAAAACCCGATCTTATAATCTTGACCGGAGACATCGTAACCTATTCTCCGGCTGCAAAGGGATGGGATGCCATTGCGGCTATAATGTCGGAGTCGGGTATTCCATGGGCTGTGACACTGGGCAATCACGACGATGAACCCGGGTTGTCCCGGTCAGAGATTTTTGATTTACTCGAACCCAAAAAGGGTTTTATCGCTCAAAAAGGGCCCGAAGAAATTTCCGGCACCGGCAACTATATACTGGAAATAAAAGCTTCAGATTCCGATAAAACCTCGGCGCTGATCTATTGCATTGATTCACATAGTTATCCTGAGGATAAAAAGTTGGGTAGTTACGACTGGGTCAAGTTTGATCAGATTGAGTGGTACAGAAAACAAAGCCGGAAGTTTACCGAAGTCAACGGTGGTAATCCATTGCCTGCACTGGCTTATTTTCATATTCCAACTCCTGAGTACAAAGAGGTATATGACTCAAAATCAAGCCTTGGAGAAAAAAACGAGGGAGTTGCTTCCCCATTGTTAAACTCGGGTTTGATTACTTCCATGATTGAGATGGGTGATGTAATGGGCACTTTTACCGGTCACGACCATGAAAACAATTACATAGCCTTGTATCACAGTCTGGCGTTGGCGTACGGACAGGTTACCGGAGTAAATGCTTATGGCAAGTTTGAACGCGGGGCCCGGGTGGTTGAAATTAGCGAAGGAGCTCACAGTTTTAATACCTGGATCAGGACAAATTCCGGAGTTAGCTTTCCCTATAATTTTCCTTTCGGAGGTACTTACGATGAATCAGCCTACGATTTTCTGAAAGCTGAGCAACTTTCAGACATGAAACCTGGCATCTCATTCAGTTATTTTGAGGGGGAATTCAAATCCACTGATGATTTTACAGGTTCTGAGCCCGTTAAAAATGGCCTTGTCAGGGAAATAACGCTGGAACCCCGGCAAGCAGAGGATCATTTCGGTTTTGAATTCAACGCCTGGATTGAAATTCCGGAAAAAGGGCTCTATCGCTTCTCTACTTATTCCGACGATGGATCCAGACTTTATATAGGAGGGAAATTGGTGGTTGATAATGACGGTTCGCACAGTGCAAGGCGAAAAGAAGGGGCTGTTGCACTGGAAAAAGGCCTGCATCAGTTCAAACTTTTATACTTTGATGACTATATGGGCCAAACCCTTGAAGCCGGGATTTCGGGACTTACGTTCAGAGAAAAACCGGTCACCGGGGCTATGCTTTTCATCCCGGAAACTAAAAGCAAGCCGGACCACAAAAAATAA
- a CDS encoding PA14 domain-containing protein, which translates to MRKTFILLFAFFTAVALQAQERDIQFEWIEGFQKVDSRREIKIPDIPGYKTLKGDFHSHTIFSDGIVMPSERIHEAWREGLDVIAITDHTTRQPSYLTSDYNTSFKMAESVAKRRGITLIPGIEYTKSEPVGHLNILFLKDANYYARPDITPDEALDYAGKEGAFVIYNHPGWPDKDSRLDAFQIRHLEKKNIRAMEAINGNEFYPVVLDYCAQYQISPFSNTDIHSPIYASFPVDQTIRNLTLVFAKENSEEAIKEAMFAGRTLGLANNMLVGNGLYISQLIKESLRVTNLILDDYNFSCNVTNLSDITWVLYGPGHRRYVFPAGRTVQLSDLLSDAELVYKVKNTWVASDRHLEIPLMYILAEKEEVHMPVVGQNLTLIDKDQAIFAECLTQGAEIRYTTDGSVPDQNAQRWQQPLRLNQSATLTLRAFKEGMKPSRLFRRQVIINQLHEPSGIKAKERGLNYQYYEGEILSVVEIPVKGKKISEGISESLDIKLAKADDHFGIIFTGYLYAPVSGLYTFALESDDGATFSISNVELLDNDGSHSLKRVEGKIQLKKGFHPITVRYFDDYEEQEIRLLWSFPGKPETEISPEYYFAR; encoded by the coding sequence ATGAGAAAAACCTTTATATTACTATTTGCTTTTTTTACTGCCGTTGCTTTACAAGCTCAGGAGCGCGACATTCAGTTTGAATGGATTGAAGGCTTTCAGAAGGTAGATTCCCGACGTGAGATAAAGATTCCGGACATACCAGGTTATAAAACGCTGAAAGGTGATTTTCACTCCCACACCATTTTCTCAGATGGGATTGTTATGCCTTCGGAGCGCATTCATGAGGCCTGGCGGGAAGGACTCGATGTGATTGCCATCACCGACCACACCACCAGGCAGCCATCCTATCTTACCTCCGATTACAATACTTCCTTTAAAATGGCAGAATCAGTTGCCAAAAGGCGGGGTATCACCCTTATTCCTGGTATTGAATACACTAAAAGTGAGCCGGTAGGGCACTTGAATATTTTGTTTTTAAAAGATGCCAACTACTACGCCCGCCCTGATATTACCCCGGATGAAGCGCTGGATTATGCCGGAAAGGAAGGTGCTTTTGTTATTTACAACCACCCCGGATGGCCAGATAAGGACAGCAGACTTGATGCGTTTCAAATCAGGCATCTCGAAAAAAAGAACATCAGGGCCATGGAAGCCATCAACGGAAATGAGTTTTATCCTGTTGTGCTTGACTATTGCGCTCAATATCAGATTTCACCTTTCAGTAACACAGATATTCATTCCCCCATTTATGCTTCCTTTCCGGTTGACCAGACCATACGAAACCTGACCCTTGTTTTCGCAAAGGAAAACTCAGAAGAAGCAATAAAGGAAGCGATGTTTGCCGGCAGAACCCTGGGATTGGCCAATAATATGCTGGTTGGTAACGGATTGTACATCAGTCAGTTGATCAAGGAGTCGCTTCGTGTAACCAATTTGATTCTGGATGACTACAACTTCTCGTGCAATGTTACCAATCTAAGTGACATCACCTGGGTACTTTACGGGCCAGGCCACAGACGGTATGTCTTTCCCGCGGGAAGAACTGTTCAGCTAAGCGACTTATTGTCGGATGCCGAACTGGTTTACAAGGTTAAAAATACATGGGTGGCTTCTGATCGTCACCTGGAAATACCGCTTATGTATATTCTGGCAGAAAAAGAAGAAGTTCACATGCCTGTAGTCGGGCAAAATCTTACCCTTATCGATAAGGATCAGGCCATTTTTGCTGAATGCCTCACCCAGGGAGCCGAAATCAGGTACACAACCGATGGCAGTGTGCCGGATCAGAATGCTCAGCGCTGGCAACAACCACTTCGACTGAATCAGTCCGCAACCCTCACCCTGAGGGCATTTAAGGAGGGAATGAAACCCAGCAGGTTATTCCGCAGGCAGGTAATTATCAATCAGTTGCATGAACCATCAGGAATCAAAGCCAAGGAAAGGGGACTGAATTATCAGTATTATGAAGGTGAAATTCTTTCAGTGGTTGAGATACCGGTCAAAGGGAAAAAAATATCTGAAGGAATATCAGAATCTTTAGATATTAAACTTGCCAAAGCTGATGACCACTTTGGAATAATTTTTACCGGTTATCTGTACGCCCCTGTTTCCGGGCTGTACACCTTTGCGCTGGAAAGTGACGACGGGGCAACCTTCAGCATTTCAAATGTTGAATTACTTGACAATGATGGTTCACACAGCCTCAAGCGCGTGGAAGGAAAGATTCAGTTGAAAAAAGGATTTCACCCGATCACAGTCCGGTATTTCGACGACTACGAGGAACAGGAAATCAGGCTTTTGTGGTCATTTCCGGGAAAACCCGAAACGGAAATTTCGCCAGAGTATTATTTTGCAAGATAA
- a CDS encoding metallophosphoesterase family protein encodes MHLKYIFFIQLLIFSINGNSQFIHQRQVSGANPWTSAPEISGDNYRFIVAGDITGGEEPGVLAEAVHRINELSPDFVITVGDLIDGYTTDSLRAERQWDDFLKVIGNLEMPFFFTAGNHDITNPMLEDIWNRRFGSLWYSFKVGSSLFFVINPAGIANKGFDAGQLEYFKSRLENHNAGAPVFIFMHYPAKEMADNDHFVEFSRLLMNYNAYWFCGHEHRYVYEKFNGQPHIMLAGLATGGPGIRGHKLGEYHNLMQISVRGSEVRIANLDLAGLLPVDAVNPSTIKQVDVLRRGSWAEAEVVYSTDRMVSSVFTRMLLKNEGEFPLHVSGSFMSEKNISINPVRIDTLIQPGETSLIPVEFSAPEKFDLAGLNGITFNSTAEFYQPGAALMTTHELIVLSDYLRICHYSVDPQVSFTDTEVPFEIEEDWDWKGNHDASFSLETTHDEKHIHISVKITDDRWVLSDHRAHDKLLVYFSPETTSKPQQAFQFQFNAGEGSARVVSASGRKIKFRSSAEMHGEEMYVNLSVPAGQVKTGYFRLNLIYTDVDDPSGIDHTKLNWRPWETSGRWNKGAGIFLVK; translated from the coding sequence ATGCACCTGAAATATATCTTTTTCATTCAATTACTGATTTTTTCCATAAACGGAAACAGTCAGTTTATTCATCAAAGGCAGGTTTCAGGGGCAAATCCATGGACGTCAGCGCCTGAGATTTCAGGAGATAATTACAGGTTTATTGTTGCCGGAGATATTACCGGAGGAGAAGAACCCGGAGTTCTGGCAGAAGCGGTGCATAGAATTAATGAACTTTCTCCCGATTTTGTTATTACGGTTGGTGATCTGATTGACGGTTACACTACCGACAGCCTGCGGGCCGAGAGACAGTGGGATGATTTTCTGAAAGTGATCGGAAATCTTGAAATGCCCTTCTTTTTTACAGCCGGAAATCATGACATCACCAATCCAATGCTTGAGGATATCTGGAATCGCAGGTTTGGAAGCCTTTGGTATAGTTTTAAGGTTGGCAGTTCTTTATTTTTTGTAATCAATCCTGCAGGAATAGCCAACAAAGGTTTTGATGCCGGACAGCTTGAATATTTTAAGAGCAGGCTTGAAAATCATAATGCAGGTGCTCCGGTGTTTATTTTTATGCATTATCCGGCAAAGGAAATGGCTGACAATGATCATTTCGTCGAGTTCAGCCGTTTGCTGATGAATTACAATGCTTACTGGTTTTGCGGACATGAGCACCGGTATGTTTATGAAAAATTCAATGGACAGCCACATATTATGCTCGCCGGACTTGCCACCGGAGGACCGGGAATACGCGGGCACAAACTGGGAGAGTATCATAATCTTATGCAAATCTCAGTGCGGGGCAGTGAAGTGCGCATAGCAAACCTCGATCTCGCAGGACTATTGCCCGTGGATGCGGTGAACCCGTCAACAATAAAACAGGTTGATGTGTTGCGCCGCGGCAGTTGGGCTGAAGCTGAAGTTGTGTATTCAACGGACAGAATGGTTTCATCTGTTTTCACAAGAATGTTGCTGAAGAATGAAGGTGAATTCCCTTTACATGTCAGCGGCTCATTTATGTCAGAAAAAAATATCTCAATTAATCCGGTCCGGATTGATACGTTGATTCAGCCAGGTGAAACTTCACTCATTCCGGTGGAATTTTCAGCCCCGGAGAAGTTTGATTTAGCCGGCTTAAACGGAATTACATTCAATTCAACCGCTGAGTTTTATCAGCCGGGAGCAGCTTTAATGACTACGCATGAATTGATTGTTTTATCTGATTATCTCAGAATTTGCCATTATTCCGTTGATCCTCAGGTAAGTTTCACGGATACTGAAGTGCCTTTTGAAATTGAAGAAGACTGGGACTGGAAAGGGAATCATGATGCCTCATTCTCGCTTGAAACAACGCACGATGAAAAGCACATTCATATCAGCGTTAAAATAACCGATGACCGGTGGGTGTTGTCTGACCATAGGGCGCATGATAAACTGTTGGTTTATTTTTCTCCGGAAACCACATCGAAACCACAGCAGGCTTTTCAGTTTCAGTTCAATGCGGGCGAAGGCAGTGCCAGGGTTGTTTCCGCATCCGGAAGAAAAATCAAATTCAGGTCATCTGCTGAAATGCATGGTGAGGAAATGTATGTAAATCTGTCTGTTCCTGCCGGCCAGGTTAAAACGGGTTATTTCAGGCTGAACCTGATATACACCGATGTGGATGACCCGTCTGGTATTGATCATACAAAGTTGAACTGGCGTCCCTGGGAAACCTCCGGCAGGTGGAACAAGGGAGCCGGAATTTTTCTGGTAAAATAA
- a CDS encoding SIS domain-containing protein: MKTTEERYQRFSLCREMSETIGIVRNFDPGRLIPLAEELSSKDKLMLAGEGSSRIFPAMNAISNLLKNSANKTIITEGCLQAMEYNLGDFAVLGLSNSGRTRELLNLFGKLRHEKHDALYSVTAYADSPVTGISRACVLNCGPEKAVAATKSVVEQALTLQVLTSFYAGDFSALNDDFKETTRRLANALEYTLTADIETDIIKVYAGASKVYFAGRNNGVAEELALKANEITRKKSMYLGGTFLLHGIEEVMDAGEIVILVDPWQSEEEKIRKVISHGAGLQVFAISSRQTSFPTILVPDLKKFQGYIQLLAGWNLLVEAGLSMGINIDKGLRARKIGNEG, translated from the coding sequence ATGAAAACCACTGAGGAAAGATACCAGCGTTTCAGCTTATGCCGTGAGATGTCTGAAACCATCGGCATTGTCAGAAATTTTGATCCGGGCAGATTAATTCCACTGGCTGAAGAATTATCCTCGAAGGATAAACTGATGCTGGCCGGGGAGGGGAGCAGCCGGATTTTTCCGGCCATGAATGCCATCAGCAACCTGCTGAAAAATTCTGCAAATAAAACAATCATCACCGAAGGCTGTCTTCAGGCAATGGAATATAATCTTGGTGATTTTGCTGTTTTGGGGTTGAGCAACTCGGGCCGTACCCGTGAACTGCTCAATCTGTTCGGGAAACTGCGTCATGAAAAACATGATGCACTTTATTCCGTCACTGCTTATGCGGACTCGCCGGTAACAGGAATTTCCAGGGCATGCGTTCTGAATTGCGGACCCGAGAAGGCTGTTGCTGCAACAAAAAGCGTGGTGGAACAGGCCCTGACACTGCAGGTTTTAACAAGTTTCTATGCCGGTGATTTTTCTGCATTGAACGATGATTTTAAAGAAACCACCCGGAGACTCGCAAATGCACTGGAATACACATTGACTGCTGATATTGAAACAGATATAATAAAGGTTTATGCCGGGGCTTCAAAGGTCTATTTTGCAGGGCGAAACAATGGAGTAGCCGAAGAACTGGCTTTAAAGGCGAACGAGATTACCCGTAAAAAGTCAATGTATCTCGGGGGGACCTTTCTTTTACATGGGATTGAAGAAGTAATGGATGCCGGTGAAATAGTGATCCTGGTTGACCCCTGGCAAAGTGAAGAAGAGAAAATCAGGAAGGTGATCAGTCATGGCGCGGGCCTGCAGGTATTTGCCATCAGCAGCCGGCAGACTTCTTTCCCCACCATCCTGGTGCCGGATTTGAAGAAATTTCAAGGTTATATTCAGCTTCTTGCCGGTTGGAATCTGCTGGTGGAAGCGGGATTATCCATGGGGATTAACATTGACAAAGGCCTTCGGGCCAGAAAGATTGGCAACGAAGGGTGA
- a CDS encoding pyridoxal phosphate-dependent decarboxylase family protein, producing the protein MKPLLEKAFDPEDFRREGHKLVDLLTSYLESCRQKAQMPVLPPSDPETMAGFWKNDLLNPGFELQSFYSTLIAQSNHIHHPRYMGHQVVPPAPLSALTELLEALLNNGMAIYEMGPAATAIERVVLQWLAQRLGMPDAADGVLTSGGSAGNLTALLAARQAVCGHNIWEEGNQDHAPLAIMVSDEAHYSMARAARIMGWGEKGVVKVPVNDRMQLDAGKLKEALHDAKARGLQVIALVGNACSTSTGSYDPLNEMADFAQENNLWFHVDGAHGGAAALTNKYSHLTKGIEKADSVVIDFHKMMLAPALTTAVLFKNGAHSYETFAQKAAYLLASGAQKPWYDSAGRTLECTKKMLGVKVYAMIKLYGDQLFSDYVESAYDLGQEFFNLLSLQSDFEPALKPDGNIVCFRFKPEGFNGNLCVLNAEIRKKILNDAGFYVVQTQILGQVYLRVTLMNPFTEINDLNDLLLLIRELGNGILETANA; encoded by the coding sequence ATGAAACCATTACTCGAAAAAGCCTTTGATCCTGAAGATTTTCGCCGTGAAGGCCATAAGCTCGTTGATCTGCTCACCTCTTATCTCGAAAGCTGCCGGCAAAAAGCTCAGATGCCGGTATTACCACCTTCTGATCCGGAAACGATGGCAGGATTCTGGAAGAATGACCTGCTGAATCCCGGGTTTGAACTTCAGTCCTTTTACTCAACCCTCATTGCGCAATCCAATCATATTCACCATCCCCGTTACATGGGGCATCAGGTGGTGCCTCCGGCGCCGCTTTCAGCATTGACTGAGCTGCTGGAAGCCTTGCTGAATAACGGAATGGCGATTTACGAGATGGGTCCGGCTGCCACGGCCATCGAGCGGGTTGTACTGCAATGGCTGGCACAGCGCCTGGGAATGCCTGACGCCGCTGATGGGGTGCTAACCTCCGGAGGTTCGGCTGGAAACCTTACAGCCCTGCTCGCTGCCCGTCAGGCTGTGTGCGGGCATAACATCTGGGAAGAAGGTAATCAAGATCATGCACCGCTGGCAATTATGGTATCTGACGAAGCCCATTACAGTATGGCACGGGCTGCCCGCATCATGGGTTGGGGTGAAAAGGGTGTAGTGAAGGTGCCGGTAAATGACAGAATGCAGCTTGATGCCGGCAAACTGAAAGAAGCATTACATGATGCCAAAGCCCGCGGACTCCAGGTGATTGCATTGGTTGGAAACGCTTGTTCAACATCAACGGGTTCATACGATCCTCTCAATGAGATGGCTGATTTTGCGCAGGAAAACAATCTCTGGTTTCATGTGGATGGCGCGCATGGCGGGGCTGCAGCCCTTACAAATAAATACAGCCATCTCACCAAAGGAATTGAAAAGGCAGATTCGGTGGTGATCGATTTCCATAAAATGATGCTGGCGCCGGCCCTGACTACTGCAGTGCTTTTTAAAAACGGAGCGCATTCCTACGAAACATTTGCACAGAAGGCCGCTTACCTCCTGGCTTCAGGGGCTCAGAAGCCCTGGTACGACAGTGCCGGGCGTACCCTGGAATGCACAAAAAAGATGCTGGGAGTTAAAGTTTATGCAATGATCAAACTATACGGAGATCAACTCTTCAGCGATTATGTTGAAAGCGCTTATGATCTCGGGCAGGAGTTTTTTAACCTGCTCAGCCTGCAAAGCGATTTTGAACCTGCCCTTAAACCCGACGGGAATATTGTGTGCTTCAGGTTTAAGCCTGAGGGTTTTAACGGCAACCTCTGTGTGCTGAATGCCGAAATCAGAAAGAAAATTCTGAATGATGCAGGATTTTATGTTGTGCAGACACAAATACTGGGGCAGGTTTATCTCAGGGTAACCCTGATGAACCCTTTCACTGAAATCAATGATCTGAATGATTTATTGCTGTTAATCAGAGAATTGGGTAACGGGATTTTAGAAACTGCTAATGCTTGA
- a CDS encoding pyridoxal phosphate-dependent decarboxylase family protein, with the protein MDSKEFRKQAHVLADRMADYFEEISDYPVKSQVKPGEILSALPLSAPVNGESFETIMSDFERIIMPGITHWQSPSFFAFFPANSSYPSVLAEMLTAALGQQGMIWETSPAATELEQRVMEWLRELCGLPASWTGVIQDTASASTLTALLSAREKTTGFRTNLEGFTGMGKLRVYCSSETHSSIEKAVKIAGFGKNNLVKVAVDENFALISAQLEMAIKEDLKKGYTPCAAVASIGTTGSTAVDPVDEIGKICERYKIWLHVDAAFGGTAFLLPEMRHFAAGLEYADSYVFNPHKWMFTNFDASAYFVRDPELLIRTFEILPEYLKTRTRGLVNDYRDWGVALGRRFRALKLWFVIRSFGAEGLREKIRLHNSLAGWLKDRVSEHPDFELMAPVDFSLVCFRYKPKVLSAGEDLDRINASLLSELNGSGKLYLSHTRLNGRFVLRMVTAQTTITRDHVLRAWDLIQQTALKLSLKIE; encoded by the coding sequence ATGGACAGCAAAGAATTCCGGAAACAGGCGCATGTCCTTGCCGACAGAATGGCTGATTATTTTGAAGAGATTTCGGATTATCCCGTCAAATCTCAGGTGAAACCGGGCGAAATACTTTCAGCTTTGCCTTTATCAGCGCCGGTAAATGGGGAATCTTTCGAAACGATTATGTCTGATTTCGAAAGAATTATCATGCCGGGAATTACTCACTGGCAAAGCCCGTCTTTCTTTGCTTTCTTCCCGGCAAATTCAAGTTATCCATCGGTATTGGCCGAAATGCTCACTGCCGCTTTGGGCCAGCAGGGAATGATTTGGGAGACATCGCCTGCAGCTACCGAACTTGAACAGCGTGTTATGGAGTGGCTGCGCGAACTTTGCGGTCTCCCGGCTTCCTGGACAGGTGTAATCCAGGATACGGCTTCGGCATCAACGCTCACGGCGCTGCTGAGCGCGCGCGAAAAAACTACCGGATTCAGAACAAACCTTGAAGGCTTCACTGGCATGGGAAAGCTCAGGGTGTATTGTTCTTCCGAAACACATTCATCCATTGAAAAAGCCGTAAAGATTGCCGGTTTCGGAAAAAACAATCTGGTAAAGGTAGCGGTGGATGAAAATTTTGCCTTGATTTCCGCTCAGCTTGAGATGGCTATCAAAGAAGATCTGAAGAAAGGATATACGCCGTGTGCTGCGGTTGCCAGCATCGGCACCACAGGTTCTACGGCTGTGGATCCGGTAGATGAAATCGGTAAAATTTGTGAACGCTACAAAATCTGGCTGCATGTGGATGCCGCCTTTGGCGGAACCGCTTTCCTGCTCCCTGAAATGAGGCATTTTGCTGCAGGACTGGAATATGCCGACAGCTACGTTTTTAATCCGCACAAATGGATGTTTACCAACTTTGATGCTTCGGCCTATTTTGTGCGTGATCCTGAATTGCTGATCCGGACTTTTGAAATACTGCCCGAATATCTCAAAACCCGTACACGCGGACTGGTAAACGACTACCGCGATTGGGGCGTTGCCCTTGGAAGAAGGTTCAGGGCACTCAAACTCTGGTTCGTTATCCGGAGCTTTGGTGCAGAAGGACTCAGGGAAAAGATCAGACTTCATAACTCCCTGGCCGGCTGGCTGAAAGACAGAGTCAGCGAACATCCCGATTTTGAACTTATGGCCCCTGTAGACTTCAGCCTGGTTTGTTTCAGGTATAAACCCAAAGTGCTATCCGCCGGAGAAGATCTTGATCGTATAAATGCTTCCCTGCTATCAGAACTTAACGGGAGCGGAAAACTTTACCTCTCCCACACCCGGCTCAATGGCAGATTTGTCTTAAGGATGGTCACTGCCCAGACAACCATCACCAGAGACCATGTGCTGCGGGCCTGGGACCTGATACAACAAACAGCGTTGAAGTTGTCCTTAAAAATTGAGTGA
- a CDS encoding ROK family protein, with the protein MTKSKMLGFDIGGTNLRAGVIENGSVLSIYREPIGDQFDEQGTINQVIKLISMAMSPGIISIGVGVPSVVDVKTGIVYDTVNIPSWKEVPLKDILEKQFGIPVLINNDANCFVLGEKYFGSGKNVSNLTGLILGTGVGAGLIMNNKLVPGHNCGAGEFGMVSYLEHDYEYYCGGGNFELLYGNSAVEISRLAGAGNPEALRIWNTYGKHLAELIKLVLYTADPQSIVLGGSLSQAYPFFKESMLQSLQTFAFRNTLKNLSIHVSELEYAGVLGAACLYNDSGI; encoded by the coding sequence ATGACAAAAAGCAAAATGCTGGGTTTCGATATCGGCGGAACCAATCTAAGGGCCGGAGTAATTGAAAACGGAAGCGTTCTGAGCATTTACCGCGAACCCATTGGCGATCAGTTTGACGAACAGGGGACCATAAATCAGGTTATTAAACTGATATCTATGGCCATGTCGCCGGGAATAATTTCAATAGGTGTTGGAGTGCCCTCTGTGGTGGATGTCAAAACAGGGATAGTTTATGATACTGTCAACATCCCGTCCTGGAAGGAAGTGCCACTGAAAGACATTCTGGAAAAACAATTCGGAATTCCCGTTCTGATCAACAACGATGCAAATTGTTTTGTACTCGGTGAAAAATACTTTGGTTCGGGTAAAAACGTGAGTAATCTTACCGGACTTATTCTGGGAACAGGGGTAGGGGCCGGCCTTATCATGAATAACAAACTCGTTCCTGGCCATAATTGCGGAGCCGGCGAATTTGGGATGGTTTCCTACCTGGAGCACGATTATGAGTATTATTGCGGAGGAGGGAATTTCGAACTACTCTATGGTAACAGTGCTGTTGAAATATCCAGACTGGCCGGAGCGGGCAATCCGGAAGCATTGAGAATCTGGAACACTTACGGAAAGCACCTGGCCGAATTGATTAAACTTGTGCTTTACACGGCCGATCCCCAATCCATTGTTCTGGGAGGTTCACTTTCGCAGGCATATCCGTTCTTTAAGGAGAGTATGCTGCAATCACTGCAAACATTTGCCTTCAGAAATACACTGAAAAACCTGAGTATTCATGTTTCGGAGCTTGAATATGCCGGCGTGCTCGGGGCGGCCTGCCTGTACAACGATTCCGGGATATGA